The window GTAGGTCAACCGTCCATCGACGATCTCACGGATCAGAGGCAGCAGGACTTCGTCCTGGGCCATCGAATAGCGGGACGGGCGGTTCCTTGGGCCGGTCGCCAGTCGCTCGGACAACTGCGAACGGGCCACGTCGAACGCCTCCGCCACCCGTTTCACTGGAAATCCTCCTCGAACGGCAACGGCGTGCGCGATATCAGTTTTTTTTCGCGCGCGATCTTGATGCCTTCCTTGAGGATTTCCACCTCCATCGTCTTCTTGCCCAGGAGGCGTTCCAACTCGCGAACCCGCTTCTTGAGAGCACGAGCCTCCGAAGCGCTGACCACCTGGTCGTCAGCCTGCACCGCCACCTTGCCGCCCTCGCTCATGAGCTTCCTCCATCGGAAGAGCTGGTTGGGGGCGATGCCGTGCTTGCGGGCCACGTAGGAGACGCTCATCCCAGGCCGGGACGACTCCTCGACGATCCGAAGCTTCTCCGCCAATGGCCAGCGACGACGCTGCGCCTCGTTCACCAACTCGACCGTGGCGAACTCGTTAGCACTATATCTGGACATACCTCTAGCCATACCTCTTCGGTTGGTCAGGGTGTCCGGTCTAAATGGGGGCTACTCCATTACGCCAAAGTCGCAGCCCGAAACGTCGAACTGCTGGACCGGTTTCTCTCACTCCAGACGGATCACCCGTTCTGCGGCAACCGGCGTAAATGGGCACAACCGCGCTCCGTAGATGCGCCGGTCATCGGCAAGAACCGGGTGCATCGGCTCATTAAGGAGCAAGGCCTCTCAGTTCGCGGCAGTGAGCGCCCCAAGGCCCAGCGTAAGCCGACCGGCAGCAGGCCCAGGCCCACCAAGCTGAATCACCGGTGGGGCTGACATGCTCGGGCCAACGCAAGGCAAACTTACGGGTCAAGTCAGGCCGCCGGATGATCGGCAGTATCGGACCGTGCCGATGCGGCAGCTCGAATCCTGTGGGGTCATGACCCAAAATAAGTCCTACTTTGCCATGATTCGCTCCCCAAGAGAAAGAAAAGGTGCTACATGGAATCTGAATCAATGCCATAAAGAGGAAAACCCTCGCCTGTACCTAAAGCGAACTGCTTGAATGAGGTATATTGCAAAGCCCATTGGTCAGCCAAGAAGGGAACCAACCTGAAGGATTGAGCCCTCCAGGTGGAGACGTGAGCCTGGTAACCATACAGATTAGATAGTTGCCTCTGCGGAGACGAAGCCATGCCCTTGTTAGACGGCCAGGTGCGGCGGATGTTCGAGGAGGTCGCGTTTAGCTACGATTTACAGAATAGCGTGCTGTCCCTCCGCAGGGACTCGGCCTGGCGTAGGGCCCTGGCCGATCGTCTGCCGCCCGGGCGGCCCTTGCGGGTGTTGGATGTGGCGGCAGGTACAGCTGAAGTGGCGCTTGAGATATGCCGCAGACGTCCTTTGGCCCAGGTGCTGGGTCTGGATTATTCCCCGTCCATGCTGGCCGTGGGCCGCGGGAAACTCCTCTCCCAGGGCTTGGCCGGGCGTCTGAGCCTCTGCCTTGGGGACGCGCGCCGTCTCCCTGTGAGGGACACATGCATGGACGCGGTGAGCATCGCCTTCGGCATCCGCAACGTGGACGACCGGGCAACGGCCTTGGCCGAATTCCGCCGGGTTCTCAGGCCGGGAGGCCGGGCCCTGGTGCTAGAGTTCTCCCTGCCGGAGGCCAGCGTGCCCAGGAGGCTCTACCGCCTGTACTTCGAGCACGTCCTGCCGCCGCTGGGGAATTTCCTCTCACGCTCTGACTACGCCTATGACTATCTTGTGGAATCGGTGCTGGCCTTCCCCAAGCCCGAGGCCTTCGCGCAGGAGCTGACTCGGGCAGGGTTCGGCCCGGTGAGCAGGACACCGTTGAGCCTGGGCATCGTCCAACTGTACGAGGCCAACGTCCCGAACCGGCCCGCGCAAGGCGCGGCTGTTCGATCCTCGAGTTCAGAGGGGGTGTCATGCTGGTAAACTGGCCGGAGCGGGTGTTTTGCAACAGCGTGGCCCGGCGCTTCATCCTCAAGCGGCAGCTTGGTTCGCTAAAGGCGATGTCCGGCCTCGGCCCGGGGGCCCGCTGCCTGGAGATCGGCTGCGGCAACGGCAACGGCGCCCTGCACGCGCTCAGAGCCTTCGAACCGGCGCAATACCACGCCATCGACCTCGACCCGGACATGCTGCGCTTGGCCGCTGCCAAAGCCCGGAACGAGCAACGCCTGTGCCTGCTCCGTGGCGACGCCCAGGCTCTGCCGTTCCGCGATGCGAGTTTCGATGCCGTCTTCAACCTGGGCATCATCCATCATCTTGAAGACTGGCGCCGGGGCCTGGCTGAGGTGTCCCGCGTTTTGGTTCCGGGCGGGCTGTTCCTCTTCGAGGAGATCTACCCGGCCCTGTATGCCGCCCCCATCCTGCGGGATGTCCTGGCCCACCCCAGAGGCGACCGCTTCGACGGCCGGGAATTCCGGCGGGAACTTGCGTTGCAGGCCCTGGCGCTGCAGCCCGGCTACCGGGAATCGCGCTTCACCATCTTGGGCGTCGCCCGGAAAGCGCATTCTGTTTCTTGACTCGCAGGAGTGACGTACGCCCAGCGGAGCCGTTTGTCCGGCAGACAACCACCCGTGGGAGGACCCAATGAACACCCCGCTGTCCCTGACCAAAGCCCGGCCCGTGGCCCGCGTTCCAGCCCTGGTGCGGCAGCTGCGTTTCTACCTCGCCCTCTCACGAACGCCGCACTGTCTGCTGGACTTGGCGACGCCGCTCCTGGCGGCGCTGCTCTGCCTGGGCGGATTCCCCCCGCTCGGCCTGCTCTGCATGGCCTTGTTGACGGCCTTCGCGGGTTACACCGCCGTCTATGCCGTCAACGACATCATGGATTACCGCACCGACAAGGCGAACCAGGTCGAATTCGCCAAGGTTGAAGGCTACCTGGACGGGGCATTCATGCGCCACCCCCTGGCCCAGGGCGCGCTCACGCTGGGCCAGGCCCTGGCCTGGACCTCATGCTGGGCCGTGGCAGCTCTGGCGGGAGCTTGGCTGCTCAACCCGGTCTGTGCGCTGCTTCTGTTGGCCGGAGTGGCTATGGAGATCCTCTATTGCAAACTGCTCAAGGTCAGCCATCTCCGCGCCCTGGTGAACGGGGTGGTCAAGACCCTGGGCGCGCTGGCCGCGATTCTGGCAGTGGACCCCCACCCGTCGCCGCTTATGCCAACGGTTCTCTTCGTGGCGGTGTTCTGTTGGGAAATCGGAGGGCAGAACATCCCGGCGGATTGGTTCGACCTGGAGCTGGACCAACGCCAGGGGGCCAGAACCCTGCCTCTGGTGCTGGGCCGGAGCAAGGCGGCCAGGCTGGTTTTCGCCTGCCTGACCGGAAGCACCCTCCTAGGCGCGTCGCTCTTTCTGATGACTCCGGCGGACTTTGCCTGGGCATGGGTGCTGGCGGCTCTCATCCCGGGGGCCGTGCTGCTTCTGCACCCGGCGCTTGCCCTGCTCGCCCGCCAGGGCAAGGATGAGGCCGCCGAGTTGTTCAATTCGGCCAGCTACTATCCCCTGGCCATGCTAGGGGTGTTCCTTTTGGGCCTGGCTTTCAGGGGGTGAGCCCGCAGGCTTGCGGTGTAGGGGAAGGCTGAGCGTGGCCCCGAACCAGCCGATGACGCTCACCAGCAGGGTCAGCCCCAGGACCAGGGACAGGTAGAGCCAGCGGCCCGTACCCGGTGTGTCCAGAATCCGCGGGTCCGCAAGTCGCCAGATGAAGCACGTTGCCAGATCCAGGAAGAGCAGGGGCGAGAGTGAGAGCTTGACGACAACCGGTAGAATCCACTGCCTCATGTAGTTGTATTTCCATGTGAAATACCCTGTGAGCATGGCAACCGGCGTGAAGATCGCTCCGGCTCCGAGGCAGTTGAACGAGGTCAGCTCGAAACCTTTCCAGCCGAAAGCCAGGTACAGCAGGACGAACCCTGTGGCCGCGATGGAAAAGACGATGGGGAAGTGCACGGCCATGGGGTGGGGGTGACGCCGCAGCAACGGTATCCGGCGCAGGAGTTGGGGCAATTCCGGCTCCGCTTTCCGGTTCGGGGTTGCCGCGATGATACCCACCTGAGGGAAGCGCTTGAGCACATCGACGTTGTGAGGCGCGCTGGCGAACTCCAGGCTGAGGTCGCCTCCGGCCAAGTGTCGGTTCATGTGCTTGCCGCCCTTCCAGAGGCGGCTGGCGCTCACGTCGTAGACCCGTCCCTCGTGCGCCACATA is drawn from Fundidesulfovibrio soli and contains these coding sequences:
- a CDS encoding ubiquinone/menaquinone biosynthesis methyltransferase, encoding MPLLDGQVRRMFEEVAFSYDLQNSVLSLRRDSAWRRALADRLPPGRPLRVLDVAAGTAEVALEICRRRPLAQVLGLDYSPSMLAVGRGKLLSQGLAGRLSLCLGDARRLPVRDTCMDAVSIAFGIRNVDDRATALAEFRRVLRPGGRALVLEFSLPEASVPRRLYRLYFEHVLPPLGNFLSRSDYAYDYLVESVLAFPKPEAFAQELTRAGFGPVSRTPLSLGIVQLYEANVPNRPAQGAAVRSSSSEGVSCW
- a CDS encoding class I SAM-dependent methyltransferase; the encoded protein is MLVNWPERVFCNSVARRFILKRQLGSLKAMSGLGPGARCLEIGCGNGNGALHALRAFEPAQYHAIDLDPDMLRLAAAKARNEQRLCLLRGDAQALPFRDASFDAVFNLGIIHHLEDWRRGLAEVSRVLVPGGLFLFEEIYPALYAAPILRDVLAHPRGDRFDGREFRRELALQALALQPGYRESRFTILGVARKAHSVS
- a CDS encoding UbiA family prenyltransferase; translated protein: MNTPLSLTKARPVARVPALVRQLRFYLALSRTPHCLLDLATPLLAALLCLGGFPPLGLLCMALLTAFAGYTAVYAVNDIMDYRTDKANQVEFAKVEGYLDGAFMRHPLAQGALTLGQALAWTSCWAVAALAGAWLLNPVCALLLLAGVAMEILYCKLLKVSHLRALVNGVVKTLGALAAILAVDPHPSPLMPTVLFVAVFCWEIGGQNIPADWFDLELDQRQGARTLPLVLGRSKAARLVFACLTGSTLLGASLFLMTPADFAWAWVLAALIPGAVLLLHPALALLARQGKDEAAELFNSASYYPLAMLGVFLLGLAFRG
- a CDS encoding DUF2231 domain-containing protein, which produces MSADENVISQETLAKCNGEGGNPIYVAHEGRVYDVSASRLWKGGKHMNRHLAGGDLSLEFASAPHNVDVLKRFPQVGIIAATPNRKAEPELPQLLRRIPLLRRHPHPMAVHFPIVFSIAATGFVLLYLAFGWKGFELTSFNCLGAGAIFTPVAMLTGYFTWKYNYMRQWILPVVVKLSLSPLLFLDLATCFIWRLADPRILDTPGTGRWLYLSLVLGLTLLVSVIGWFGATLSLPLHRKPAGSPPESQAQKEHP